ATTGAACAAAATTGCAGATTTTCAGCTCCGGTAGCAGCCTGGCGTTACGCCGGTATGCGCCTTGAATACGCGCTGGAAATGACTTTGGTCAGCGAAACCCAGCCGGTAAGCAATATCGGCCATATCATGACCTGACTGCAGCCACCGCCGCGCCTGATTGATGCGTGCATTAAGCTGGTATGCATGTGGTGTCATCCCGGTCGCAGCGCGAAATGCTCTGATGATCTGATAACGACTCATGCCTGACAGATGTGCCAGCTCCGCTAAAGTCCAAGGCTGCCTTTCGGTCTGCTGCATCATATCAATAACGTTTTTCAACGTCCGCCTCACTTCAGACGACATGACAGGAAAAGCTTTCGCCACACAGGATTCATATTCGCAGTCGCCGATAAACTCAATTAACGCCACACTTTTGTCTTCTGCACTGGCTGTTGAAAACAGGGTGGCATTCAGTTCACAGAAGCGACGATACAGGTCCTCATCAGTTGTCACCCGAACAATATCTTCACTAATAAGACTGTCTGAAAAATCATGCATTTCAGCAACTAAATCCCTTAACCACGCGGCATCGATATGCAGCATCTGATAGCTCCAGTGCTGATCGGGTAAGGGATTACAGGAATGAACAGCGCCGGTTGGAATGAATACCATCATCCCCGGTCGCAGAGACCAGGTATCACCCGTCGCCCCTGTGAACACACTGCTGCCCGCGTCTACAGCGCCCAGAGAAAAAGTCGGATGACTGTGTAGTTTATAACATGCGCGGCTGTGACAGGCGCGACGGCTTTCTACAAAACTCATAGACGAATCGCGCCAGAATTCTGCAGGGTTGCAGGTGCTGCCATTATCGCACCTGCAGCTGGAAGTACATGGGGGCAGTGTAAGCATACTGGTTCCATCCTGGTACAAATCATTATGGTGATGCCTGCAAGGTGTTGAGCCAGACATAATACGATTAATTCCTATATTAACTCAGGCAGGCCTGCACATATCCATTAATATGTCCGCTCCTCGCTCCTCGCTCTTCGCTCTTAGCGGACCCTGCGCCAGGTTAGGCCGCTTTGAGCTGTACGTTGCATCTATCGGTTGAACTCACAGCGAGGAGCGAACCTTACAAAAGCGCGCCTACCAAAACGGCGGGGATTCATTGTTAAGCAACAGAGATACGCCATCCGGGCGCGTGTTTGTGCTCACCCTGCAAACTAAATTCCCACAAACTTCAACGTGTTTGGATGATCGTCCCAAAAGTGCCTTGATCCCTACCTAAAACTCATAATACTGTATTTATATACAGCTATATGCAGGTAAGCAATTATGAGTCATCTTTTTTCGTGCGACCTCAACACTCTCATTGAGTTACCTCTCTTCCTGGAGCGCGCGTCGTGTGGCTTTCCCAGTCCGGCTCAGGACTACGTAGAAGATCGCATCGATCTCAATAAACTGGTGATTAAGCACCCCAGCGCCACGTATTTTATCCGGGTCAGCGGGGAGTCAATGATCGGGGCAGGGATCACTGACGGTGACTTGCTGGTGGTAGATCGCGCTTTAACGCCTGAGCACGGCGACATTGTTGTAGCCGCCGTCGCCGGGGAATTTACGGTGAAAGAGCTACGCGTTCGCCCCATTTTGCAGCTTGTGCCGCGTAATCCGCGCTTTTCTCCCATCATTTTTGACGCCGAAGAAGAGCTGCAAATCTTCGGCGTAGTGACTCACACGTTGAAATCGCACAAATATGTTCGCGCTAGTTGATGTCAACAGCTTCTACACCAGCTGCGAAACGGTATTCCGCCCGGATCTTCTGGGCAAGCCGGTGGTCGTGGTCTCGAATAACGATGGCTGCATAATCTCTCGGTCAGAAGGGGCCAAAAGATTGGGCATCAAAATGGGTGCGCCATACTTTAAGATCAAAGACGATCTTCACCGTCAGCAAGTGGCTGTTTTTAGTTCTAATTACGCGCTTTATGCCGATCTGAGTGAGCGCGTGATGGCGACGCTGGAAGAGATGGCCCCCGCGATTGACATTTATTCCATTGATGAGGCGTTTGTTAATCTGACGGGTATTGCTGGCTGTGTGCCGCTTGAGACGTTCGGACATCAGATGCGGGATAGGGTGTATAAAATCACCGGACTAAGAGTCGGGGTCGGTATTGCGCCAACCAAGACGCTGGCGAAAGCCGCTAATTTTGCCGCGAAAAAATGGCCCCAGCTCGGTGGCGTGGTTGACTTGTCTGACAGTGAACGCCAGCGAAAACTGCTGACCCGGATGCCTGTCGGAGAAGTGTGGGGTGTGGGGCGACGGATCGCTAAAACGCTCACTATGATGGGCATTGAAACGGCGTTGCAACTGGCCGACAGCTCAACCTGGGTTATCCGCAAACACTTCAACGTTGTGCTGGAGCGTACCGTGCGTGAACTCCGGGGCGAGCCGTGCCTCGAAATGGATGAGTGCGTGCCGACGAAGCAGCAGATTATTTGCAGCCGCTCGTTTGGTCATCGCATTACGGAATATCAGGAGATGCAGCAGGCCATTTGTGCTTACGCCGAACGGGCCGCCGAGAAACTTAGAGCGGAACGACAGTACTGCTGCGTCATTAGCGTATTTATGCGCACCAGTCCGCACGCCGAAAACGACGTGTTTTATGGCCCGCAGGCCAGCGGTCGTCTGGCGATCCCGTCAAACGATACCCGCGATATCATTCGCGTCGCCAGCCTGGCGCTGGACAGGATCTGGAAAAACGGTTTCCGCTACATGAAAGCGGGCATCATGCTGAGTGATTTTTTCAGCCAGGGCGTCGCGCAGCTCAATTTGTTTGATGAACATCCGCCGCGACCCGACAGCCAGACGTTGATGCAGACCATTGACAAGCTGAATGTCTCAGGGCGTGGGACGATATGGTTTGCCGGGCAGGGTATTCAAAAAAGCTGGGCGATGAAACGGGAAATGCTCTCTCCGGCCTATACGACGCGATACGCGGATTTACCTGTGGCGAAATAATCATTTCCGCTCAGGGAACATGACAGTAAGCTTTGCTGATGAAACCTATTCAGGCATCCGATAATGAATCATTCTGCTTTAGGGTATCGCGCCTTTGGTGAGCCTGAATCCGTTCTGCAAATCGAACTGAGATCACCCGAACCGCTGCCTGCCGGGCAGATCCGGGTGCACATGCTCTTTTCCCCGGTGAATGCGTCGGATCTCATTCCTATGACGGGCGCCTACCGTCATCGGACGCCGCTGCCTGCGGTAGCAGGTTACGAAGGCGTCGGCGTGGTAACGGATGGGCCACAACATTTACTCGGGAAGCGCGTGCTGCCGTTACGCGGGCAGGGTACCTGGCAAAACATTGTGGATTGCCCTGCGGCGCTGGCGATCCCCGTGCCGGACGACATCGACTCAACGCTGGCGGCTCGCGCGTACATCAACCCGCTGGCCGCCCAAATGATGCTCAATCTTTACTCTCCCCAGGGAAAGTGGATCCTGCTGACGGCGGCCGGATCCGACTGCGCCGCGCTGCTCGGGCAATGGGCGATCAACGCGGGCGCTGACGCGGTGTATGGGATTCAGCGTTCTCCTGCGCATGGCGAAAGGCTGCGGGCGATGGGTATTATTCCTGTTTCGCAGCAGGATACGGCGGCCATTAGCGCCATTGCTGCACGGGCTGAAATTGTGTACGACGCCACGGGTGGCAGGTTAGCGGACAGGATTCTGGATGCGATGCCTGAGACAGGGCTTTTTGTCTGCTACGGTTTGCTTTCGGGTCAGCCGTTCAGACAACAGTCGCAGGTGCGGTGGTTCCATATTCGAAACTATCTGGATGCATTAAGCGTAGATCAATGGCAGGCTGAATTTTGCGAAATCTGGCCGAAGCTGCAGGCGAGTTGCTATGGCGACGTGACGTTGTTTCCGCTGGCTGAGTGGCGATCGGCGCTGGCGAATTATCGCCAGGCTGGGCGGCTTGCTAAGCCCATGTTCGCGATGCACGACTAACGCGTTCCAGCCCTCTCGTGAGAGAGAGCTGTCGCGAAAACTTATCGGTGGCTCATATCGCTCAGCAACACGGCGATAGTTTGTCCGCCAGCGGTCTGTTCCAGACCGATTTTGACAATAATCGTCAGCGGAACAGAGAGCAGCATGCCCACCGGGCCGAGCAACCATCCCCAGAAAATCAGTGATAAAAAGACCACCAGCGTGGAAAGTCCAAGCCCGCGTCCCATCATTCTTGGCTCCAGAATATTACCGAAGACCAGATTAATAATCAGATAGCCCGCCAGGACGATCAAAGCATCGTAAAAACCGCTAAAGACCAGCACCTGAGCAATCGGGGGGATTGCGGCCAGTACCGAGCCGATATTGGGAATATAGTTGAGTGCGAAGGCCAGCAAGCCCCACACAAACGCAAAGCGCACATCCAGCGCGGCTAGCATGGCCCACGCCACCAGCCCCGTCACAATACTGATCGCGGTTTTGAGTACCAGATAGCGCGACACGCTGTCCAGCGCGCGTTGAATCGCGCCCATGCCCTCAACCGGCCGCACCATCATCTGCTGCAGTTTGACCGGCAGTTGCGGCACCTCGACCAGCATAAAAACAACGGTCAACAGCAGCAGGAAAATGGAGGTCATGGCGCTGGAAAGCTGCGCCAGAAGACCCGTCACCAGCGTCATCGCCGCATTCGGATCGACATACTTCAGCAGCTCCTCAACGGACACCTCAATACCCGCACGCTGCAGCCAGGGCTCCAATTGCTGCAACGGAATCACCAGTTTTGAACGGTACTGCGGCAGCGTTCGCGCCAGCTCGTTCAAAGATGTTCCGAGGTAGGTCACCAGCAGCGCCATCGCCATGATGATAATGGTGATGAGCAGCGAGATCGCCAGCACCCGTGGTATGCGCCAGCGGACCATTCGCTGCACTAAGGGGTTAAGGATCACCGCGATAAACAGCGCCAAAATGAAAGGCACGATGATATCGGCGGCAAAGCGGATACCGGTGAGAATGATCACCAGCATGCCAAGCATAATGACGATTTTTAATCCGTTCAGAGTAATGATGGGCTTAGCCATGTGAGTTCCTGCTCTAATCCTTTTTTTTATAATAATAGCGATGCGCCATTAATATGCGAATGTAAGTTAAACAAGCAGGGTAAAGAAATGAAAAATTTTTGAGTTAATTCTTAGCTTGTGGTACAAATCAGGCGTGTTTAACTACCGAGGACAATTTTCATCCGCAATGACGAGAAGCAATACCGCGGATAATTGTAATATTATGGACAATCTGTTCAGGACGTACTTTTCAAATAACACCGCTATTTTCTCAACCTCTCTCTGCCTGCTGTCCGGTGAGCAACACTGGCGCAACGCGCTATAGTCCTGCCTTCTGCCTGAGCTAACGCCACGCGTTTAGCTATCTGACGTATTTCATTTTTTTGGGTTTGTCGTTTTCGACAAGCTGCAATGGATTATATTCTCAAGCAGGAGAAGACCATGTTTTACTGGATACTATTAGCCCTGGCCATCGTGGCTGAAATTACGGGTACTTTGTCGATGAAGTGGGCAAGTATTAGTGATGACAACACTGGCTTTATTTTAATGCTGGTGATGATTTCCCTTTCGTATATTTTCCTGTCGTTTGCGGTAAAAAAAATCGCGCTCGGCGTGGCGTATGCGTTGTGGGAGGGGATCGGTATTCTGTTGATTACGCTGTTTAGCGTAATGTTATTTGATGAAGCCCTGTCAACAATGAAAATTGCCGGTCTGGCAACGCTGGTGGTGGGTATTGTGCTGATTAAATCGGGCACGCGCAAACCGACAAAACAGCCGAAGGAGCAGGCCCATGCAACAGTTTGAATGGATTCATGCAGCCTGGCTGGCGTTCGCCATCGTGCTGGAAATTATCGCCAACGTGTTCCTGAAATTTTCTGATGGTTTTCGCCGAAAATGGTTCGGTTTGCTGTCCATCGCGGCAGTATTAGGCGCATTTAGCGCACTTTCTCAGGCGGTAAAAGGGATCGATCTGTCGGTCGCCTACGCGCTGTGGGGGGGTTTTGGTATCGCCGCCACGCTGGCAGCGGGTTGGGTTCTGTTCGGCCAGCGGCTCAATCGCAAAGGCTGGATTGGCCTGGTTCTGCTGCTGGCAGGTATGGTAATGATAAAACTGGCCTGATGTGATCGCTGCCTGCATTTACGGGCAGCGAAATTCGTGCGCTGTATTACGCTTAGAAATACGCCCTTTCAAGAGAGCCGCGAATGTATAACCCCCTAAGCTGGCGCAATATTCCTTCCGCAAAAACCCTGTTTGTCATGATTTTTATGGCAGGGATCGGTTTGGTCGTTTCCGTTGTCGCGCTGCTTTACCTTTCGCTGCACCTGATCAGCACTAAAACCAATGAGATAGATGAACACCGCTCTGCGCTCTCCGTTCAGGGTGCGATCCAGACGTCGGCGAACCGCGTCTGGTCGCTGGTGATTGATAATGCCGTCTGGGATGACGCGGTGCGGGAAGTGTATCCGCCGGTGTTAAATACCGACTGGCTGTATAATACCTGGGGAGCAGGCTTTAAAATCAATAACCTGTACGACGGAACCTTCGTGCTCGACGAGCATTTTCATGTCATGTGGGGCTCATTTAAGAGTCAGCCGTTTAAAGAAACCAACCTCGACTTTTTTGGATACGGTCTGAAAGCGTTGATCCGTGAAAACGCAAAGGCATTGCAGGCCGAAACGACGATTTATGCCGGGATCACCCGCACGCGTCAGGGTGTCGCCTTTGTCGGGATTGGGCTGATTCGTCCCATGGTGGGACGCTTGCAGGTGAAGAATGACGTCCGCCGTTATCTGGTGATTACGCGTCATATCAACCCGCAGATCCTGAGCGATCTGGGCAATACCTTCCAGATTGAAAACCTGCATTTCACCCGGGATCACACCAGCGAATCCAGCATTCCGCTAAAAAGTTCGGCGGGCGAAATTCTGGGTTACCTCAACTGGCAGCCGCAGCGGCCCGGTGCGCAGGCGGCAAGTGCGGCATCCAACCAAATCACCCAAATCGTTGTTCTGGCCTCGGCCCTGATTTTGCTGTTTATTCTGGTGAGCAGCGTGGGGCTGTACAAACTCGCCCGGGGCGAAAGCCAGGCCAGACGCGTAGCGCGTACCGACTGGCTGAGTCATCTGCCGAATCGACGCGCATTGATCGAAGAGCTGGAACGGGTGAGTTTGCGCGGCGATATCGACGTGAAAACAGTGGTCTTCATCGATCTGGACGGCTTTAAGGATGTGAATGATATTTACGGTCATGACGTGGGCGATGAACTCATTATTCTGCTGGCAAAGGCGCTGCGCGAGAGGGTGCCGCAGGGAGGAATGCTGGCCCGAATGGGCGGCGACGAATTCGCGATGACTATTGGCGGCGACCACTCCCAGGCGCAGGCCTTGACCTTTGCAAACGATGTTCTGGCGTTCCTGGATGCGCCAGTACGCATTGGTGAACGCACCATCCATATCAGCGCCAGTATTGGGCTCGCCAGCGGCACGCTGATCGACTGTACCAGCTCGGAATTATTCCGCCGGGCAGACATCGCGATGTACCACTCCAAAATCACCGGAAAAGGGCGCATCACACAGTATGATGCCGAGCTGAACAGCGCCCGCGAGCGGCAACTGGCGATAGAAAATGAAATTCGCGACGGCATGGAACGTGATGAATTCGATGTCTGGTATCAGCCGATTATTGACGCGCGCAGCCAGAAAATGACCAGTGTTGAAGCGCTGGTGCGTTGGCCGCGTCGTCCCGCGGGCGAGCTAACACCGGATGAATTTATCAGCATTGCTGAAACCAGCGGGCTGATTTATAGCCTGGGTCAGTTTGTGCTGCGCCGCGCCTGTCATGACCTTGAACCGTTCAGCGATCTGAAACTGTCAGTCAATATTTCTCCCGCTCAATTTCGCGATCCTGAATTTGAAGAAAAGGTCGCGAAAGTCATTGAGATGACCCGTTTTCCGGCAAATCGGCTACAGCTTGAGGTCACCGAAACTTACGTTCTGGAAAATCCTGAACGCGCCCGCGCCGCTATTGCCAATTTGAAAGCATTGGGAACCGCCGTCGCGCTGGATGATTTTGGAACGGGCTATTCCAGCATTGGATATTTGCGCCGCTTTAATTTCGATACCATCAAAATCGACAAATCTCTGGCCGGGCTGGTGGATAACGACGAGCAGGCGATCGCCCTGGTCAGCGGAACGGTGCGCATCGCAAGCGCGTTGGGCATGGCGGTGGTTGCCGAGGGGGTGGAAAACGAAAAGCAGATGAAACTGCTGCGCCTCGCGGGCTGTGACCAACTGCAGGGATTCTGGTTCAGTCGGCCAATGCCCATCGAGGCGATTATTGAATTACGTAAAGTCAGATACTGCTGAGTTATTCCTGCGACAAGGTTTCCAGTTTGTCGCGAAAACCGGTCACCGATAACGCACGGTTATCCGCGCGCCAGCGATCTTTGGCCGCCGGAGCCGAACTCTGCACGCCAATCAATTGCCAGCCTTTATCCGTTTTCAACATCAACGGTGAACCGCTGTCGCCCGGTAGCGTGTCGCATTGATGCGATAACACGCTGGTTTGCGCCCAACCAGTGACGATGCAATCGGTGTGCGTATAGAGCGAATCCAGATGATCGACCGGATAACCGGACTGGGTGACTTTGCGTTCGGCGGCTTTTAGCGCCTCGGTCAGCGCGGCTTTATCGCCGTCAAATAACGGCAGCGGCGTGATACCGGACGGCGGATAGCGCAAAATAACTAATCCAAAATCCCACTCTGCCGCTGACGGGGGAACAATCCAGCCATCGCCGTCGGGCTTTAAGCGTTTACCCAGCGACGGTTCGACGCGACCTTCCACGCCATGAATGTCATAACGCCAGACGCCTTTTTTGGAGACAAAACGCAGCGCAACGACTTTATCTGGTTTGCCTTTCGGCGGAATAAGCAGACAGTGTCCGGCGGTCAGCGCCAGATGAGGGGAGATCAAGGTTGCGGTGCATAAGTTACCGCTCGCGGTTTCCAGTTGCCCAATGGCATCCCAGGGTGATTCAGTCGGATCGGCGACACGCGTACGGTCATCATGACCAAAAAAAAGCGTTTTGATCTCTTTCGCGTTCACCGCGTCGTCGTCGCCGTCATCCGCATGGCTAAAACCAGAAAAGAGGCAGAACGTTCCCAGTAAGCACACAACTATTTTCCGCATATCACACTCTGGTGGGGTAATTATGATTATTAAAAGTGAACCCTATTAAAATACTATAGACGGGACGGCGAGAAAGTGGGAGTAAAATCAGCGTGCTACAATCAGGAAAGATAAAACCGACAGGTGATGAGCGCGCATAAAATAAGCGTGATAAGAATGAACTCAAACCGATAGCGTCGCAGCATACGGCCTCCGGAAATAAAAACGGCGCTGATCCAATTCCGATTCAGCGCCGGTCTACAACGCGCCCCGAGGGGCGCGATTTAGCTCGAACGCTTACGCAGCTGGCTGAGCAGCAGGTTTAGCCGCTTCGTGTTTCACTGCTTTTTTGTGATGCTTTTTAGCGGCTTGCGCTTTCTGCGCTACGGCAGGTTTAGCAGCGGCTTTGTGGTGTTTTTTCGCAGCCTGGGCTTTCTGCTCAACAGGAGCAGTGGTCGTTGCCGGAGCAGCTTCTTGTTTTTTCACTGCTTTTTTGTGGTGTTTTTTAGCA
This sequence is a window from Enterobacter sp. 638. Protein-coding genes within it:
- a CDS encoding AraC family transcriptional regulator, encoding MSFVESRRACHSRACYKLHSHPTFSLGAVDAGSSVFTGATGDTWSLRPGMMVFIPTGAVHSCNPLPDQHWSYQMLHIDAAWLRDLVAEMHDFSDSLISEDIVRVTTDEDLYRRFCELNATLFSTASAEDKSVALIEFIGDCEYESCVAKAFPVMSSEVRRTLKNVIDMMQQTERQPWTLAELAHLSGMSRYQIIRAFRAATGMTPHAYQLNARINQARRWLQSGHDMADIAYRLGFADQSHFQRVFKAHTGVTPGCYRS
- the umuD gene encoding translesion error-prone DNA polymerase V autoproteolytic subunit, producing the protein MSHLFSCDLNTLIELPLFLERASCGFPSPAQDYVEDRIDLNKLVIKHPSATYFIRVSGESMIGAGITDGDLLVVDRALTPEHGDIVVAAVAGEFTVKELRVRPILQLVPRNPRFSPIIFDAEEELQIFGVVTHTLKSHKYVRAS
- the umuC gene encoding translesion error-prone DNA polymerase V subunit UmuC — encoded protein: MFALVDVNSFYTSCETVFRPDLLGKPVVVVSNNDGCIISRSEGAKRLGIKMGAPYFKIKDDLHRQQVAVFSSNYALYADLSERVMATLEEMAPAIDIYSIDEAFVNLTGIAGCVPLETFGHQMRDRVYKITGLRVGVGIAPTKTLAKAANFAAKKWPQLGGVVDLSDSERQRKLLTRMPVGEVWGVGRRIAKTLTMMGIETALQLADSSTWVIRKHFNVVLERTVRELRGEPCLEMDECVPTKQQIICSRSFGHRITEYQEMQQAICAYAERAAEKLRAERQYCCVISVFMRTSPHAENDVFYGPQASGRLAIPSNDTRDIIRVASLALDRIWKNGFRYMKAGIMLSDFFSQGVAQLNLFDEHPPRPDSQTLMQTIDKLNVSGRGTIWFAGQGIQKSWAMKREMLSPAYTTRYADLPVAK
- a CDS encoding zinc-dependent alcohol dehydrogenase family protein, yielding MNHSALGYRAFGEPESVLQIELRSPEPLPAGQIRVHMLFSPVNASDLIPMTGAYRHRTPLPAVAGYEGVGVVTDGPQHLLGKRVLPLRGQGTWQNIVDCPAALAIPVPDDIDSTLAARAYINPLAAQMMLNLYSPQGKWILLTAAGSDCAALLGQWAINAGADAVYGIQRSPAHGERLRAMGIIPVSQQDTAAISAIAARAEIVYDATGGRLADRILDAMPETGLFVCYGLLSGQPFRQQSQVRWFHIRNYLDALSVDQWQAEFCEIWPKLQASCYGDVTLFPLAEWRSALANYRQAGRLAKPMFAMHD
- a CDS encoding AI-2E family transporter: MAKPIITLNGLKIVIMLGMLVIILTGIRFAADIIVPFILALFIAVILNPLVQRMVRWRIPRVLAISLLITIIIMAMALLVTYLGTSLNELARTLPQYRSKLVIPLQQLEPWLQRAGIEVSVEELLKYVDPNAAMTLVTGLLAQLSSAMTSIFLLLLTVVFMLVEVPQLPVKLQQMMVRPVEGMGAIQRALDSVSRYLVLKTAISIVTGLVAWAMLAALDVRFAFVWGLLAFALNYIPNIGSVLAAIPPIAQVLVFSGFYDALIVLAGYLIINLVFGNILEPRMMGRGLGLSTLVVFLSLIFWGWLLGPVGMLLSVPLTIIVKIGLEQTAGGQTIAVLLSDMSHR
- the mdtJ gene encoding multidrug/spermidine efflux SMR transporter subunit MdtJ, whose protein sequence is MFYWILLALAIVAEITGTLSMKWASISDDNTGFILMLVMISLSYIFLSFAVKKIALGVAYALWEGIGILLITLFSVMLFDEALSTMKIAGLATLVVGIVLIKSGTRKPTKQPKEQAHATV
- the mdtI gene encoding multidrug/spermidine efflux SMR transporter subunit MdtI, producing MQQFEWIHAAWLAFAIVLEIIANVFLKFSDGFRRKWFGLLSIAAVLGAFSALSQAVKGIDLSVAYALWGGFGIAATLAAGWVLFGQRLNRKGWIGLVLLLAGMVMIKLA
- a CDS encoding EAL domain-containing protein, which gives rise to MYNPLSWRNIPSAKTLFVMIFMAGIGLVVSVVALLYLSLHLISTKTNEIDEHRSALSVQGAIQTSANRVWSLVIDNAVWDDAVREVYPPVLNTDWLYNTWGAGFKINNLYDGTFVLDEHFHVMWGSFKSQPFKETNLDFFGYGLKALIRENAKALQAETTIYAGITRTRQGVAFVGIGLIRPMVGRLQVKNDVRRYLVITRHINPQILSDLGNTFQIENLHFTRDHTSESSIPLKSSAGEILGYLNWQPQRPGAQAASAASNQITQIVVLASALILLFILVSSVGLYKLARGESQARRVARTDWLSHLPNRRALIEELERVSLRGDIDVKTVVFIDLDGFKDVNDIYGHDVGDELIILLAKALRERVPQGGMLARMGGDEFAMTIGGDHSQAQALTFANDVLAFLDAPVRIGERTIHISASIGLASGTLIDCTSSELFRRADIAMYHSKITGKGRITQYDAELNSARERQLAIENEIRDGMERDEFDVWYQPIIDARSQKMTSVEALVRWPRRPAGELTPDEFISIAETSGLIYSLGQFVLRRACHDLEPFSDLKLSVNISPAQFRDPEFEEKVAKVIEMTRFPANRLQLEVTETYVLENPERARAAIANLKALGTAVALDDFGTGYSSIGYLRRFNFDTIKIDKSLAGLVDNDEQAIALVSGTVRIASALGMAVVAEGVENEKQMKLLRLAGCDQLQGFWFSRPMPIEAIIELRKVRYC
- a CDS encoding serine protease; this encodes MRKIVVCLLGTFCLFSGFSHADDGDDDAVNAKEIKTLFFGHDDRTRVADPTESPWDAIGQLETASGNLCTATLISPHLALTAGHCLLIPPKGKPDKVVALRFVSKKGVWRYDIHGVEGRVEPSLGKRLKPDGDGWIVPPSAAEWDFGLVILRYPPSGITPLPLFDGDKAALTEALKAAERKVTQSGYPVDHLDSLYTHTDCIVTGWAQTSVLSHQCDTLPGDSGSPLMLKTDKGWQLIGVQSSAPAAKDRWRADNRALSVTGFRDKLETLSQE
- the asr gene encoding acid resistance repetitive basic protein Asr produces the protein MKKVLALVVAAAMGLSSAAFAAETTTSSAAPATATATTTKAAPAKTVHHKKHKKAVEQKAQAAKKHHKKAVKKQEAAPATTTAPVEQKAQAAKKHHKAAAKPAVAQKAQAAKKHHKKAVKHEAAKPAAQPAA